The genomic stretch gggtggccatTCTGGTAATGTCCacagtccatacatttttttttttttaatttatatgagcagttgtctacttggtcaaaatcgtttaaaatctgtccacgtggtatgtggatggccccatatTAATTTACGCAGACGACATGAAACTCTTCAGCAACTCTAGCGACGCATAAGAATTCCAGAAATAAGTCAacttattctacacttggtgcaataaAAGCCTACTCCAACTTAATGTCATGAAATGTAACGCAATAACATTTAGTCGAAAAATTGAAATACCACATATTTTAACATCTCTAGGAAATCAAACTGTACAAAAATGCAAGATTATTGGGGACTCAGGAGTAATCCTAGACACCAAGCTAACCTTTACAAAACACTATAACTCCATCATAAGTAGAGGGAAGAGCAAATAGTATGGTGGGCTTTACTAAGCGTTTCATCCACAATCCACTTggacagatttcaaacgattttgaaattttacaatgactttttttaaacaataaGTAATATTAAAAGAGggtcatctcagatttttttcaaaacaggttttttcaGATAGACAATTTTGTTACCTCAAACTCTTCTTGAAGAAGAAAAGATTTttcaacaatgttttttattaaaGAACTTTTTTCAGTGGAGGatctcaatgtttttttttcttttttatatacTTCTGTCTATATTATTCTCACTTGAGTGACTTATCATTCTTATtttgctcagctgtggtgtaagcagcaagtgtattaatatttctgcgagcagcagaaacacaACACAAAGCAGAAACAAGAAGCGTGATGCAAAAAATTGATACACATAGCGCTCATGTTGGGCAAGAAATAAGCGGTGAGTATTCAATATGCTCTTTCCACATATCGAGGAGAATACCAAGCCTGCTTGGGAGCATAattgccgtgagatgacaaagtgatgtaaaggccatttttttgaatatgggttttttatacaaatttGTTCGTTTTGCGAAGACCTCTCTTCTAGTATCTGCCTTTACGTTACTACTTAtttgtacgttgcataaaatctaTATCTAAATAAACTGTGAAATCTATCTGCAGACTTGTGTCTTTTTAATTATATAAAGATTGCTTGAAATAAGTATCAATTGATTCGGAATGCGTCCAGTAGAGATCTACCGCATATAAAAGTTACTCCACCTTCCAGGGAATCTTTCTTTCATTCTTCCTTCATTTTATATGCTTTCTAGCTTCGATGCTTCTTCCGAATACGCATTATCgtgaataaaatttaataaaatgaCTTTTGAAATGTAACAGGAACTGAATGAATGATACATATCTTAAGTCgttgtaataataataacaaatttACATTGAAATGATGTTCAATTGGTAAACTCTTAAAACAAGCTTCGCCATCAGGATATCAAATCGGTCAACACGCTTACAACTTACTGTCGAACTCGGTAATTTACtgccgagttaaaaaaaaataacggctgtcacattttttcgtaaatctcagttcaacctaactgaaagtTTGTCGCAAAATATCCGATATTTCGGGAGTGTTGCTGAATCTaagttttcattatttttttttcgccgaATTCTCAGTAAATTGAAGTTAAACCGTCATAACTCAGTAATATGCATTACAGTGCCCGagaatcattttttaattttggagGTTATCTCTAACTAGACCAAATATATCCTAAAATATATGGTTATTAGCATCAATTAGCAATTATTATAAAACTCACGATCCaattggtacaaaaaaaaattcatttttgattTTGGCATAGTTAATAACAACAAAAACATTCAACGTTTCATGAGATGCGAGAGCAAGTTGAATTTACACCCTTGAAGGTACACCTCAAAAATAGCTTCAAACATGTGACATCACACTGCTAGGAAACCTGAAAGCCAGCTTGCGTCTTTAACTGTGTATAAGCACGCACTCAACTCAACTGCCGTCGCTGTATCGCACACTACGGATGCCTCTGACGGTATGAGTGAATTGCGCTCCTATAGCTTCTACCTACAAACAACTACAGCTTATTCTTCACGGCCTCAGCCCGCGTGCTGAAAATTGTTCTATACATAGGAACTTTTTACGGGCAAAAAAGGGAGCGAAACAATAACACACTAGCCACAGCAAACCAGCCAGCCAGCAAAAGCCACTGCTGCGCTCGCTGCTGCCGTCGTCGTCTGACGATGATACGGGTGAGAGCGTCGAGCAAAACCGCTTTACCGCacaagctgctgctgctgtgtgTCGTATTCCGTGTGTACTACCGCGTCAGGGGACACAACCAGCAAGCTAACGTGAGTGACGACCACTCCGCCCGCCGCCAAGGCAGCAGAGCAAGCAAGCGGCAGGCAAGGTCGGTCGAAAAGGGAGGCACAGCACAAATGCCATCCGTGCACGACTACAGTCGCAACCGGGGCCACATACAAACTGTCGGTCTGTCGGTTGGATGCAGTGATAAAAACATTTAATCGAAATGCCAATTTTCAAACCGACGGAAATTTTTGGGTGATACTTTTTCAACTTCAGTATGCAGTTGATACTTACTGGACAGCGGAACTGCAGGGCTTTTTCAATACAGTGCTTCTCCAGGAAAGGCATAACAGTTGATATGAAAACAATTTCTAAGGATGCAGAACGGTTTAGCATACAACATCATCAAGGTCTTCAAGATTATACCACTTTTTAATAATACTCATTCGGCCTCATTATACTTCATTCAAAAATAACTTTCCAATCTACATTTAAGTAGATTATTTGCAAACAACTGACAACAGTCAGCACTCGAATTGAGCATCAGATTATAGTTATGAACTAGTTTTTACTCTTAGAatattttatgactttttaactTGTTCATATTGAaacatttctttgaaaaatatactaaaCCTGTGAACCAAACTGTGTGTTGGAAAAAGTATCAACGGAAAATAAACCAGAATAAAAAATGATCAGCAGCAACTGTAGCGTGTGTAAAAGCCTTTTTCAGATCGCTTTTTCCAAAAGTGTATGAATAGAATCGAAATGAATCGAGTCCACACCCGTGTGCCCGACTTTATCCATTGTATTAACCCTGCACACCGATTGTTtcattattattaaaatttgaACTCCAGCTACTAACTTTTAATCAGAAAAAATTCGATCTCCTTAAGCTTACAAAACTGCCGAACTCGAAGCTGCTTATGAATCCTGTCTTTCTCGGGGAACTATGCACAGGCTAGCGCCAGGCAAAACTTCCAGCATTAAGGTAGGTACGTGTCAAAAGCTCCACATCAGCAAAAGTTATATCGAAAGCCACTCTGACAAATACACACCATGCCCACAGGTTCGTGTGACTACTCAACACTAGGTAGAAGGTTCATTTCCATTCCAAGaagaaagaaacaaacaaaaaaaaacgctctGCTGAGCTTCACGCAAAAAGCAACTTGTTCTAGCAGAGCCATGTCTACTACGCCTATGGATGTGGACTTCCTCTCCATCAGCTTCAACGTCCCACTTCCCAACCGGAAGGAGGTAGCAGCGGCTCTCAAAGTGATCAACAAGCACTCACGCGTACAAAATCTTCAACCTAGCACAAATTGGCTATTCCCGTCGTTTTTGGTGTATGCGTGTACGTACGGGATGTGGAGTCATTGCAATACGAACAAATCACTGATCCACCTTTTTTCCACAGACCCTATCCGGCCGGCAAGCTAAACTTCTATCATAACAAATATCGGCTGCTCGCTCCTTCGCACACATGAAGAATCATAAGTGGTATGAAAGAAGAAACAAATCAGTACATGCGTCTCGTTTTTATTTATGGGGAAATACCGAACCCATTTCACCACAAAATCGCAAGGAAGCCTCCAAAGGTCGAATATTTGACAAACATTTACGCCATTGGTAGTGTCATAGAGGGCCTGCCTCGGACAGCAACAGCAATCCCCTTTTTCGGGAAGCCAAATGCCGATAAAACGTCGACACTTGCACTCTGCTTCATCAAGCAAAATCCGTCTGTTTATCCGACCCGGTTTCGATCCATGCGTTCGTCACGCGCAACCGAGAGGGCCAGGCCAGGCCAGCCGACCGACAATTGCTGCCAGCATCATATTTTTCTGACTTTCGAAGTTAGTGTGTGATgct from Wyeomyia smithii strain HCP4-BCI-WySm-NY-G18 chromosome 3, ASM2978416v1, whole genome shotgun sequence encodes the following:
- the LOC129731766 gene encoding uncharacterized protein LOC129731766 — its product is MHRLAPGKTSSIKVGSCDYSTLGRRFISIPRRKKQTKKNALLSFTQKATCSSRAMSTTPMDVDFLSISFNVPLPNRKEVAAALKVINKHSRVQNLQPSTNWLFPSFLVYAYPIRPAS